Proteins from a single region of Thermotoga maritima MSB8:
- a CDS encoding SDR family oxidoreductase → MELGIRDKGVLVLAASRGIGRAVADVLSQEGAEVTICARNEELLKRSGHRYVVCDLRKDLDLLFEKVKEVDILVLNAGGPKAGFFDELTNEDFKEAIDSLFLNMIKIVRNYLPAMKEKGWGRIVAITSFSVISPIENLYTSNSARMALTGFLKTLSFEVAPYGITVNCVAPGWTETERVKELLSEEKKKQVESQIPMRRMAKPEEIASVVAFLCSEKASYLTGQTIVVDGGLSKFPL, encoded by the coding sequence TTGGAACTGGGCATCAGGGATAAGGGAGTACTCGTTCTTGCGGCGAGCAGGGGTATTGGAAGAGCTGTAGCGGATGTTTTGAGCCAGGAAGGAGCGGAAGTTACCATCTGTGCGAGAAATGAAGAACTTTTGAAGAGAAGCGGCCACAGATACGTCGTCTGCGATCTCAGGAAGGATCTGGATCTACTGTTCGAAAAGGTGAAAGAGGTGGACATCCTCGTTCTGAACGCAGGAGGACCAAAAGCGGGATTCTTCGATGAACTTACGAATGAAGATTTCAAAGAAGCGATCGACAGCCTCTTTTTGAACATGATCAAAATTGTGAGAAACTATCTTCCAGCGATGAAAGAAAAGGGCTGGGGAAGGATCGTAGCCATCACTTCTTTCTCCGTGATCTCACCGATAGAAAATCTCTACACATCCAATTCTGCGAGGATGGCCCTCACCGGATTTCTAAAGACACTCTCTTTTGAGGTGGCACCGTACGGTATCACAGTGAACTGTGTGGCACCGGGCTGGACGGAGACAGAGAGGGTGAAAGAGCTTCTCAGTGAAGAAAAGAAAAAACAGGTGGAATCTCAGATCCCCATGAGAAGGATGGCAAAACCCGAAGAGATAGCCAGTGTTGTGGCATTTCTCTGTTCCGAAAAGGCCTCTTATCTAACTGGACAAACCATTGTTGTGGATGGTGGGCTTTCCAAATTTCCGCTCTAA
- a CDS encoding HD domain-containing phosphohydrolase: protein MIGIRGIVLLFLILSISIFSQPLRIALDEDYAPFSFYDENGNLVGISVDFWKLFSEKTGVEVELVPVKWYRSQELLTEKKIDAIDQIFKTPEREKVLSFSRPIFEMRSCVFFRKDLPIKDFSDLSSYVVGALRGEGSVKTLLEKNPDVEFEFFDDYSSIVKALKEKKISVFLGDDIATRYYLSKGNLLPEFRTLHLETNYLHVAVLKGNESVLSLINSGLSRISEGEKNDIIRNYVPLVLVTPPWFLRVVFYGTAAFVISFGIALTFIYSLRRKVEERTLQLKEANEELKAQNEEIEDLYQEVSASQEELEKLYGEIRELDERFRESVRRMAKLVFIKDKSRFSFEVGQIVKYLLNVKNLKVILDDRAPEKVEGTVFEISHSNEKHGYIVLEGDLSEDEKGVLESLLTIVSAIYTYRKLISRERKLYRDIVKTWVKALEYYDYYTKGHSEEAAYYAVEIGRMFDLGDEKLEKLYWAGLLHDIGKIYVPQVVLNKTSKLDEREFELIKIHPVRGYELVKEIEGFEDVAIWIRHHHERWDGKGYPDGLKGEEIPFEARVLCVADSYQAMRSDRPYKRGKSVEESIQELRRNAGRQFDPVIVEKFIEFLEGGGDLGTGHQG from the coding sequence GTGATAGGGATCAGGGGGATTGTTCTTCTCTTTCTGATTTTATCGATTTCGATCTTTTCTCAGCCCCTTCGGATAGCCCTCGATGAAGACTACGCACCATTTTCTTTTTACGATGAAAACGGAAATCTTGTCGGGATCTCCGTCGATTTCTGGAAACTTTTTTCAGAGAAAACTGGTGTGGAAGTCGAGCTCGTGCCCGTGAAGTGGTACAGGTCGCAGGAATTGTTGACTGAAAAAAAGATAGACGCGATCGATCAGATCTTTAAAACCCCCGAGAGAGAAAAAGTCCTCTCTTTTTCCAGACCCATCTTCGAAATGAGATCCTGTGTGTTCTTCAGGAAAGACCTTCCCATAAAAGATTTTTCGGACCTGTCTTCTTACGTTGTTGGCGCTCTCAGAGGGGAAGGATCTGTAAAAACTCTTCTGGAGAAAAATCCGGATGTGGAATTCGAGTTCTTCGACGATTATTCCTCCATCGTGAAAGCGTTGAAAGAGAAGAAAATATCGGTTTTCCTTGGTGATGATATAGCGACAAGGTACTACCTCTCGAAGGGGAATCTCCTTCCAGAGTTCAGAACTCTTCATCTTGAGACGAATTATCTCCACGTTGCCGTTTTGAAGGGTAATGAAAGCGTTCTATCGCTCATAAATTCTGGACTGAGCCGTATTTCTGAGGGAGAAAAGAATGATATCATCAGAAACTACGTACCACTTGTCCTCGTGACACCTCCATGGTTCTTGAGGGTGGTCTTTTATGGAACCGCAGCTTTCGTGATATCTTTTGGCATTGCCCTGACGTTCATCTACTCGTTGAGAAGAAAAGTTGAGGAAAGAACCCTCCAGCTGAAAGAAGCAAACGAAGAATTGAAAGCCCAGAACGAAGAGATAGAGGACCTCTATCAGGAGGTCTCCGCGAGCCAGGAAGAACTCGAGAAGCTCTACGGTGAGATCAGAGAACTCGACGAGAGGTTCAGAGAATCGGTGAGGAGAATGGCCAAACTGGTTTTCATTAAAGATAAGTCCAGATTCTCTTTCGAAGTGGGACAAATTGTGAAATACCTTCTGAACGTGAAAAACTTGAAAGTGATCCTCGATGATCGTGCACCTGAAAAAGTCGAAGGAACGGTATTTGAAATATCCCATTCAAATGAAAAACACGGTTACATTGTGCTGGAAGGCGATCTCAGCGAAGATGAAAAAGGAGTTCTCGAGTCGCTTCTAACCATTGTCTCTGCCATATACACGTACAGAAAGTTGATAAGCAGAGAAAGAAAACTCTACAGAGACATCGTGAAAACCTGGGTGAAAGCTCTCGAGTATTACGACTATTACACGAAAGGGCATTCGGAAGAGGCAGCTTATTACGCTGTTGAGATCGGAAGGATGTTTGACTTGGGCGATGAAAAGCTGGAAAAACTCTACTGGGCAGGCCTTCTGCACGATATCGGGAAGATCTACGTACCCCAGGTTGTTTTGAACAAAACAAGTAAACTCGACGAACGAGAATTTGAGCTGATAAAGATACATCCCGTTAGGGGATACGAGCTGGTCAAGGAGATCGAGGGTTTTGAAGATGTTGCTATCTGGATAAGGCATCACCACGAAAGATGGGACGGAAAAGGTTACCCGGACGGTCTCAAAGGTGAAGAAATACCCTTCGAAGCCCGTGTTCTGTGTGTGGCGGATTCCTATCAGGCGATGAGAAGCGACAGGCCCTACAAGAGAGGAAAGAGCGTCGAAGAATCGATTCAAGAGCTGAGAAGAAATGCGGGACGGCAGTTCGACCCCGTCATCGTGGAGAAGTTCATAGAGTTTTTGGAAGGGGGAGGAGACCTTGGAACTGGGCATCAGGGATAA
- a CDS encoding Crp/Fnr family transcriptional regulator, with translation MDLKKLLPCGKVIVFRKGEIVKHQDDPIEDVLILLEGTLKTEHVSENGKTLEIDEIKPVQIIASGFIFSSEPRFPVNVVAGENSKILSIPKEVFLDLLMKDRELLLFFLKDVSEHFRVVSEKLFFLTTKTLREKLMNFLVRHMNEKRELTLPVTLEELSRLFGCARPALSRVFQELEREGYIEKHGRRIKVLKNPFEHDRI, from the coding sequence GTGGATCTGAAAAAACTGCTTCCATGTGGAAAAGTGATCGTGTTCAGAAAAGGTGAAATCGTGAAACACCAGGATGATCCGATAGAAGATGTACTCATTCTCCTGGAAGGAACTCTGAAAACAGAACACGTCTCTGAAAACGGAAAAACACTCGAGATCGACGAGATAAAGCCCGTTCAGATCATTGCATCCGGTTTCATCTTCTCCAGTGAACCCAGATTTCCGGTGAACGTGGTGGCAGGAGAGAACTCAAAGATCCTCTCGATACCGAAAGAGGTTTTTCTCGATCTTCTGATGAAAGACAGAGAGCTTCTTCTTTTCTTTTTGAAGGACGTATCGGAACACTTCAGGGTAGTTTCTGAGAAGCTCTTTTTCCTCACCACAAAGACGCTCAGAGAAAAGTTGATGAACTTTCTGGTGCGTCACATGAACGAAAAGAGAGAATTGACACTCCCTGTCACCTTAGAGGAGCTCTCCAGACTCTTTGGCTGTGCCAGGCCGGCGCTTTCGAGGGTCTTTCAGGAACTGGAGAGGGAAGGTTACATAGAGAAGCATGGAAGGAGGATAAAGGTTCTCAAAAATCCTTTCGAACATGATAGAATCTGA
- the hcp gene encoding hydroxylamine reductase, translated as MQMFCYQCSQTANGTGCTEYGVCGKSPTVARLQDNLVFAIKGISAYYYHARELGYDDPEIAGFLDEALYSTLTNVNFDAQSFVEYALEAGRMNLKAMQLLKKAHIETYGEPTPVEVETGTKKGKGIIVTGHNLKALEELLKQVEGTNVYVYTHSEMLPAHGYPGLRKYKNLIGNLGKAWYDQRKLFAEYPVAILGTSNCVLIPSESYRDRMFTTSIARLPGVKHIDGYDYTEVIEKAKSLPDLEEKPGSYKLRTGFSTSVVVSLADKIKELVEAGKIKHFLVVGGCDVPFKRNEYYREFVQKLPKETVVITLACGKFRINDLDLGDIDGIPRLIDVGQCNDTIVAIEIAQALAKVFGVEVTELPLTLVLTWMEQKAVAILWTLLALGLKNIYVGPVLPAWVNEDILKVLTAEFGLKTISEPEKDIKEILKV; from the coding sequence ATGCAGATGTTCTGTTACCAGTGTTCACAGACCGCGAATGGTACCGGTTGTACAGAGTACGGTGTTTGTGGGAAGAGCCCAACAGTTGCAAGACTACAGGACAACCTCGTCTTCGCAATAAAAGGAATCTCTGCTTACTACTACCACGCGAGAGAACTCGGCTACGACGATCCAGAGATCGCCGGTTTCCTCGATGAAGCACTCTACAGCACTCTCACCAACGTAAACTTCGATGCACAGTCCTTCGTGGAGTACGCACTCGAAGCAGGCCGAATGAATCTGAAAGCGATGCAGCTTCTGAAAAAGGCACACATCGAAACCTACGGAGAACCCACTCCCGTCGAGGTGGAAACCGGAACGAAGAAAGGAAAGGGAATCATCGTGACGGGGCACAACCTGAAAGCCCTCGAAGAACTCCTGAAACAGGTCGAAGGAACGAACGTCTACGTTTACACCCACTCCGAGATGCTCCCAGCGCACGGATACCCCGGTCTGAGAAAGTACAAGAATCTCATCGGGAACCTTGGAAAAGCCTGGTACGATCAGAGAAAGCTGTTCGCAGAGTACCCCGTCGCCATCCTGGGAACTTCGAACTGTGTCTTGATTCCCTCTGAATCCTACAGAGACAGGATGTTCACAACGAGCATCGCAAGACTCCCCGGTGTAAAGCACATAGACGGATACGACTACACCGAGGTGATAGAGAAGGCAAAGAGCCTGCCAGATCTTGAAGAAAAACCGGGAAGTTACAAACTCAGAACAGGATTTTCCACGTCCGTTGTGGTTTCTCTTGCAGACAAAATAAAAGAACTCGTGGAGGCCGGGAAGATAAAGCACTTCCTCGTTGTAGGAGGATGTGATGTGCCGTTCAAGAGGAACGAGTACTACAGAGAATTCGTTCAGAAACTCCCGAAAGAAACCGTTGTGATCACGCTCGCGTGCGGAAAGTTCAGAATAAACGACCTCGATCTCGGAGACATCGATGGCATCCCAAGGCTCATCGATGTGGGACAGTGTAACGACACGATCGTCGCGATAGAAATCGCTCAGGCACTCGCGAAAGTTTTCGGTGTGGAAGTCACAGAACTTCCTCTCACACTCGTTCTCACCTGGATGGAGCAAAAGGCAGTTGCGATCCTGTGGACACTTCTCGCACTTGGCCTGAAAAACATATACGTTGGTCCTGTTCTTCCCGCGTGGGTGAACGAGGACATTCTGAAAGTGCTCACCGCGGAGTTCGGATTGAAAACGATCTCGGAACCGGAAAAGGACATAAAAGAAATACTGAAGGTGTGA
- a CDS encoding arsenic resistance protein — protein MNFIQKMASHFSKNMLFYTLGIVLVGTTVSLLGDFRGLSKLVLPVVFLMIYPMMINVSFESLKNVKYAVNPLLVALALNFVVSPLLFYLFCLVFRVPTTIRISLILLAVAPSSSMGLGYVGLSKGNIVSASVIVAFTFLLSMVVYPVTFHFLGVVSESYPFTEILKDLLLVLILPLTLGVLTREFLERKFKIEHRRIKPLLSLLNILALYLLISIIFLTKGKMIVQHWKNSLLVAPVSALYYLTAISSAILLNRYAVRLSYEDHQAVVFTTVSKNVALTIGLLATSFASGQLAMYPAIVSLFQIIFLMSYLHLSERIQKWWSKS, from the coding sequence ATGAACTTCATCCAGAAAATGGCGAGTCACTTTTCCAAAAACATGCTCTTCTACACTCTGGGCATCGTCCTTGTGGGAACTACAGTGAGTCTGCTCGGTGATTTCAGGGGACTGTCGAAACTCGTTCTTCCGGTGGTTTTTCTCATGATCTACCCTATGATGATCAACGTGTCCTTCGAATCTTTGAAAAACGTAAAGTATGCTGTGAATCCTCTTTTAGTTGCCCTGGCTTTGAACTTTGTGGTTTCTCCTCTTCTTTTTTACCTTTTCTGTCTTGTTTTCAGAGTGCCCACAACCATCAGAATCTCCCTGATTCTGCTGGCGGTGGCTCCGTCCTCGAGTATGGGACTTGGTTACGTTGGTCTTTCTAAGGGAAACATCGTTTCTGCCAGTGTCATAGTTGCTTTCACCTTTCTCCTGTCTATGGTGGTTTATCCCGTCACTTTTCATTTTTTGGGAGTCGTATCTGAGTCTTATCCCTTCACAGAGATACTGAAAGATCTGCTGCTGGTGCTGATACTGCCTCTAACCCTCGGTGTGCTCACAAGGGAATTCTTAGAGCGAAAATTCAAGATAGAACACCGGAGGATCAAACCACTCCTCTCACTCTTGAACATCCTGGCGCTCTATCTACTAATATCGATAATATTCTTGACTAAAGGAAAAATGATAGTACAACATTGGAAAAATTCTCTGCTGGTTGCTCCCGTCTCTGCTCTTTACTATTTAACAGCCATCTCATCAGCGATTCTGCTGAATCGTTACGCAGTCAGACTCAGCTATGAAGACCATCAGGCGGTCGTCTTCACAACGGTGAGCAAGAACGTTGCTCTGACCATAGGATTGCTGGCTACGTCTTTTGCAAGTGGACAGCTGGCCATGTATCCAGCCATTGTGTCGCTGTTTCAGATAATATTCCTCATGAGTTACCTGCATCTCAGTGAGAGAATACAGAAGTGGTGGTCTAAGAGTTAA
- a CDS encoding ATP-binding protein, whose amino-acid sequence MAKNWYPVIDYGKCTGCLTCVNFCPHGVYTAENGKPKVSNPDACVEFCKGCQKICPAGAINYSAEVSADG is encoded by the coding sequence ATGGCAAAGAACTGGTACCCCGTGATCGATTACGGCAAGTGCACCGGGTGTCTGACCTGTGTGAACTTCTGCCCACACGGTGTTTACACCGCTGAGAACGGAAAGCCAAAGGTTTCTAATCCGGATGCATGTGTGGAGTTCTGCAAGGGCTGTCAGAAGATCTGCCCAGCCGGGGCGATAAACTACTCCGCGGAGGTGAGCGCCGATGGGTAA
- a CDS encoding ArsR/SmtB family transcription factor translates to MGIEEIFKALACRWRVEILKEIAQKDLCMCELEAMKHLDPSTLSRHISVLKKAGLVDVIREGKRKRLILKDPRILELIELAERIAEGRE, encoded by the coding sequence ATGGGTATTGAAGAGATCTTCAAAGCGCTGGCGTGCAGGTGGAGGGTGGAGATACTCAAAGAGATCGCACAGAAAGATCTCTGCATGTGTGAACTAGAGGCAATGAAACATCTCGACCCATCAACGCTTTCAAGGCATATCTCCGTTTTGAAAAAGGCAGGGCTAGTGGACGTGATCCGTGAAGGAAAAAGGAAAAGGTTGATTTTGAAGGATCCGCGAATTTTGGAACTGATAGAACTCGCAGAAAGAATAGCCGAAGGGAGGGAATGA
- a CDS encoding YjjG family noncanonical pyrimidine nucleotidase, with the protein MKKGVLFDLDGTILDFEKSEDQALKRTFLKYGIPLTEDQVFLYREINRKWWKLLAEGKVSKDVVVVARFEEFLKTLNIPLDPRKVAKDYLEFLSEEAHFLPGAEEFLERLKKKDLRMAVVTNGVRFVQEKRSRKLKLDRFFEFVLTSEEAGVEKPDPRIFWLALERMKLKKEEVLYVGDDFSSDLEGARNAGIDFVLFSSDGDSSGDFPVARNFKELEKIVEEFL; encoded by the coding sequence TTGAAAAAGGGAGTTCTGTTCGATTTAGACGGAACGATTCTGGATTTCGAAAAGAGCGAAGATCAGGCTCTGAAAAGAACCTTCCTGAAGTACGGAATTCCTCTCACCGAGGATCAGGTGTTTTTGTACAGAGAGATAAACAGGAAATGGTGGAAATTGCTTGCAGAAGGCAAGGTGTCGAAGGATGTCGTTGTTGTTGCCAGATTCGAAGAATTTCTGAAAACACTGAACATCCCACTGGATCCAAGGAAGGTTGCAAAAGATTATCTGGAGTTTCTCTCTGAAGAAGCCCATTTCCTTCCAGGTGCAGAAGAATTCCTCGAAAGACTGAAAAAGAAAGATCTTCGAATGGCTGTTGTGACGAACGGAGTCAGGTTCGTTCAGGAAAAAAGAAGCAGGAAGCTAAAACTCGACAGATTCTTCGAGTTCGTCCTCACCTCTGAAGAAGCGGGAGTCGAAAAACCAGATCCACGCATCTTCTGGTTGGCACTCGAAAGAATGAAATTGAAAAAAGAAGAAGTCCTCTACGTGGGAGACGATTTCAGCAGTGATCTCGAGGGTGCCAGAAACGCCGGGATAGATTTCGTGCTCTTCTCATCTGACGGTGACTCCTCTGGAGATTTCCCAGTCGCAAGGAATTTCAAAGAACTGGAGAAGATCGTAGAAGAGTTCCTGTGA